The following are encoded together in the Prionailurus viverrinus isolate Anna chromosome B3, UM_Priviv_1.0, whole genome shotgun sequence genome:
- the SLIRP gene encoding SRA stem-loop-interacting RNA-binding protein, mitochondrial codes for MAASAVRGAMALRTSASRPVAFVRKIPWTAASSELREHFAQFGHIRKCIIPFDKETGFHRGMGWIQFSSEEELQNALQQENHIIDGVKLHIQAQRPKNLQGDQTSDEEKDF; via the exons ATGGCGGCTTCAGCGGTGAGGGGCGCTATGGCGCTGCGTACTAGTGCTAGCCGGCCGGTGGCTTTCGTCAGAAAAATTCCCTGGACCGCAGCCTCGA GTGAGCTGAGAGAACACTTTGCACAGTTTGGCCATATACGAAAGTGCATCATACCTTTT gaCAAAGAGACTGGGTTTCACAGAGGTATGGGTTGGATTCAGTTTTCTTCAGAAGAAGAACTTCAGAATGCACTACAGCAAGAAAATCATATTATTGATGGagtaaag cTCCACATTCAAGCTCAAAGACCAAAAAATTTGCAAGGGGATCAAACATCTGatgaagaaaaagatttttgA